A genomic window from Pseudonocardia broussonetiae includes:
- a CDS encoding cupin domain-containing protein, translating to MSTTKFSADEPALDRFYADLAEADLQPLWTQHGLLTPEPVPRTLPYRWRAAELKALGERAGALVPVDRGGDRRVLACANPGLGGAPYVSSTLWAAVQYLGPHEVAPAHRHTPAALRFVLEGEGVWTLVDGDPIAMSAGDLVLTPSWTFHEHHNPGDASMMWLDVLDLPVVHALEAVFFEIGPSATADRRTDAVSESERRFGSGPGLRPTLLDGPLPDHSPLLAYRWADTDRGLRSALEVSKTGAAELRYTDPVRGRDVLPTMRCEITRVAEGAATDSSRQTGSRVLTVLHGRGRIEIGDRLFDVEPGDIAVVPSWSPWRIHADRELDVFTTSDAPVLEALGLFRRSS from the coding sequence ATGAGCACGACGAAGTTCTCCGCCGACGAACCGGCGCTGGACCGGTTCTACGCCGACCTGGCCGAGGCGGACCTCCAACCGCTGTGGACCCAGCACGGGCTGCTGACCCCGGAGCCGGTGCCCCGGACCCTGCCGTACCGCTGGCGCGCCGCCGAGCTGAAGGCGCTGGGCGAACGGGCCGGAGCGCTGGTCCCCGTCGACCGCGGTGGCGACCGCCGGGTACTGGCCTGCGCCAACCCCGGCCTGGGCGGGGCCCCCTACGTGAGCTCGACGCTCTGGGCCGCGGTGCAGTACCTGGGCCCGCACGAGGTCGCCCCCGCCCACCGCCACACCCCGGCGGCACTGCGGTTCGTCCTGGAGGGCGAGGGCGTGTGGACCCTCGTCGACGGCGACCCGATCGCGATGTCCGCGGGCGACCTCGTCCTCACCCCGAGCTGGACCTTCCACGAGCACCACAACCCCGGTGACGCGTCCATGATGTGGCTCGACGTCCTCGACCTGCCGGTGGTCCACGCCCTGGAGGCGGTGTTCTTCGAGATCGGGCCGTCGGCGACCGCCGACCGGCGCACGGACGCGGTCTCGGAGTCCGAGCGCCGGTTCGGCAGCGGGCCCGGTCTGCGCCCGACGCTGCTCGACGGGCCGCTGCCCGACCACTCCCCCCTGCTCGCCTACCGGTGGGCCGACACCGACCGCGGCCTGCGCTCCGCGCTCGAGGTGTCGAAGACCGGTGCGGCCGAGCTGCGCTACACCGATCCCGTCCGCGGGCGGGACGTGCTCCCCACGATGCGCTGCGAGATCACGCGCGTGGCGGAGGGGGCCGCCACCGACAGCAGCCGGCAGACCGGCTCGCGGGTCCTGACCGTGCTGCACGGGCGCGGCCGCATCGAGATCGGCGACCGGCTCTTCGACGTCGAGCCCGGGGACATCGCGGTCGTCCCGTCCTGGTCCCCGTGGCGGATCCACGCCGACCGCGAGCTCGACGTGTTCACCACCAGCGACGCCCCGGTGCTCGAGGCGCTCGGACTCTTCCGGAGGAGCTCATGA
- a CDS encoding NAD(P)/FAD-dependent oxidoreductase yields the protein MAPLDRIVVVGAGAAGLTALETLREAGFRGHVTLLGAEPHPPYDRPPLSKRVLLGEQGPDDVHLRPPARFDDLQADVVLADPAVGLDRARREVVGASGRVLPFDGLVVATGVDARRVPGPAPVHHLRTLDDALALREQLRHRPRTVVVGAGPLGLEVAAAARQRGCEVTVVDPGDAPMRRQLGAVVGRLLRARHERAGIVFRTGAGTGVVGVEPRGPGLAAVRLTDGTVLDAGLVVGAIGAEPAHGWLAGTGLTHPVGVPCDRRCLAADGIAVAGDVAAQRDPLSPHGFRRVEHRLNASEQGRCAALNLLGHGEDLVSSGYSWSDQGDLRLQAVGVFPEHGRTVVVEGDPAQDRFVAVGVADRTVVGVVAWNSARSFTRWRGRTGLPAEDVLAVAS from the coding sequence ATGGCCCCCCTCGATCGCATCGTGGTCGTCGGCGCGGGTGCCGCCGGTCTGACGGCACTGGAGACGCTGCGCGAGGCCGGGTTCCGCGGTCACGTCACCCTCCTCGGGGCCGAACCGCACCCGCCCTACGACCGTCCGCCGCTGTCCAAGCGGGTGCTCCTCGGCGAGCAGGGACCGGACGACGTGCACCTGCGGCCGCCGGCGCGGTTCGACGACCTGCAGGCCGACGTGGTGCTGGCCGACCCGGCCGTCGGGCTCGACCGGGCCCGCCGTGAGGTCGTCGGCGCCTCGGGCCGCGTCCTGCCCTTCGACGGGCTCGTCGTCGCGACGGGGGTCGACGCGCGCCGCGTCCCGGGCCCCGCGCCGGTCCACCACCTGCGCACCCTCGACGACGCGCTCGCCCTGCGGGAGCAGCTCCGGCACCGCCCGCGCACCGTCGTCGTCGGGGCCGGGCCGCTCGGGCTGGAGGTCGCCGCGGCCGCGCGGCAGCGGGGCTGCGAGGTCACCGTCGTCGATCCCGGGGACGCCCCGATGCGGCGCCAGCTCGGGGCCGTCGTCGGGCGCCTCCTGCGGGCCCGGCACGAACGGGCCGGCATCGTGTTCCGGACGGGGGCGGGGACCGGGGTCGTCGGCGTCGAGCCGCGCGGACCGGGTCTGGCCGCCGTGCGGCTGACCGACGGGACCGTGCTCGACGCCGGACTCGTCGTCGGGGCCATCGGGGCGGAGCCCGCACACGGCTGGCTCGCCGGCACCGGCCTGACCCACCCGGTCGGCGTGCCGTGCGACCGCCGGTGCCTGGCCGCCGACGGCATCGCCGTCGCCGGGGACGTCGCCGCGCAGCGGGACCCGCTGTCCCCGCACGGGTTCCGCCGGGTCGAGCACCGGCTCAACGCCTCCGAGCAGGGGCGGTGCGCGGCGCTGAACCTGCTGGGCCACGGCGAGGACCTGGTGTCGTCGGGCTACTCCTGGAGCGACCAGGGCGACCTGCGGCTGCAGGCGGTCGGGGTGTTCCCCGAGCACGGCCGCACGGTGGTGGTCGAGGGGGACCCGGCGCAGGACCGCTTCGTGGCGGTCGGCGTCGCGGACCGGACCGTCGTCGGCGTGGTCGCCTGGAACAGCGCCCGCAGCTTCACCCGGTGGCGCGGCCGGACCGGCCTGCCCGCCGAGGACGTGCTCGCCGTCGCGAGCTGA
- a CDS encoding ferredoxin → MKIEIEPEKCIASGQCVVVAEQVFDQDDDGIVVLHDAEPGDAAVVEAARNAARICPARAIHTHD, encoded by the coding sequence ATGAAGATCGAGATCGAGCCGGAGAAGTGCATCGCCTCCGGGCAGTGCGTGGTCGTCGCCGAGCAGGTGTTCGACCAGGACGACGACGGCATCGTCGTCCTGCACGACGCCGAACCCGGGGACGCCGCGGTCGTGGAGGCCGCCCGCAACGCGGCCCGCATCTGCCCCGCCCGCGCCATCCACACGCACGACTGA